A stretch of the Deltaproteobacteria bacterium genome encodes the following:
- a CDS encoding cold-shock protein: MAAGTVKWFNNKKGFGFILPEGGGDDVFVHFSVIEGDGFKTLVEGQGVEYECNTSDKGARAAMVRPLG; this comes from the coding sequence ATGGCAGCCGGTACAGTGAAGTGGTTCAATAATAAAAAGGGATTTGGGTTCATCTTGCCAGAGGGCGGCGGAGACGATGTCTTCGTTCATTTTTCGGTCATCGAGGGAGATGGGTTTAAGACGCTGGTTGAAGGCCAAGGCGTTGAATACGAATGTAACACGAGCGATAAAGGTGCGCGGGCGGCGATGGTAAGACCGCTGGGCTGA